A window of the Brassica napus cultivar Da-Ae chromosome C5, Da-Ae, whole genome shotgun sequence genome harbors these coding sequences:
- the LOC125587508 gene encoding organic cation/carnitine transporter 6-like yields the protein MSGPSEPLLLSHIGADDSDVDHKTRPEALTFDNIVEQSLSDFGFWQLFQVILVGVALFFDAQQIFITVYTDAYPTWHCLNHTICDHSTSDICRLPRSAWEWDGGSKDKTVISDFGLECSSSLLRGMPTSAFYIGGIVGGFVLALIPDDSLGRKKLVLFSTFAMSITSISVIFSTNVWIYTTLKFIIGFSRSQTWSYALVLISERVSTRWRPSATMIPFTFFVLGFMSLSGIAFLAQHSSWRFLYLYTAVPAIFYCIFLYIFALESPRWLHMQGNDEEAINVLKSMSSKNKPYLESLVSQLPPEQETSEELPRYSIKDFFFRKWAFRRIVVVMIILFGLGISYYGVPLAARDIDVNIYLSETLNAVVELPTFIITPIILERFNRRSSVLVNTLLGGASGVLCFVLSLLGKTGIAFAFELATFFCARIGFNLMAVYMVEMFPTYVRSSATMMFRQALVVGGACCPLIASIGRDLPSVSFAIFGVAMSGFGLFVLVLPETKGSSLCDTMEEQEKRDQTINTSHC from the coding sequence ATGTCTGGTCCTTCAGAACCATTGTTGCTGTCTCATATCGGCGCCGATGATTCCGACGTCGACCACAAAACCAGACCAGAAGCTTTAACTTTCGACAACATTGTCGAACAGAGTCTATCAGATTTTGGGTTCTGGCAACTCTTCCAGGTAATCCTCGTTGGAGTCGCTTTGTTCTTCGATGCTCAGCAAATATTCATCACCGTTTACACAGACGCATACCCCACGTGGCACTGTCTTAACCACACGATCTGCGATCATTCCACTTCCGACATCTGCCGGCTCCCAAGATCAGCCTGGGAATGGGACGGTGGCTCCAAGGACAAAACCGTCATTTCAGATTTTGGACTCGAGTGCTCGAGCTCATTACTCAGAGGTATGCCTACCTCTGCTTTCTACATCGGTGGCATTGTTGGTGGATTCGTTCTAGCTTTAATCCCAGATGATTCCTTGGGCCGCAAGAAACTAGTATTGTTCTCAACCTTTGCAATGTCAATCACTTCAATCTCTGTTATTTTCTCAACCAACGTATGGATCTACACAACGCTAAAGTTTATCATCGGGTTCTCGAGATCACAGACATGGTCATACGCGCTGGTTCTCATCAGTGAGCGAGTCTCCACCAGATGGAGACCGAGTGCTACGATGATTCCATTTACCTTttttgttttagggtttatgtcaTTGTCTGGAATCGCCTTCCTTGCTCAACACTCTTCATGGAGATTTCTGTATCTATACACAGCCGTTCCCGCAATATTCTACTGTATCTTCCTCTACATATTCGCACTCGAATCACCTAGGTGGCTTCACATGCaaggaaacgacgaagaagctattAATGTTCTCAAAAGCATGTCATCCAAGAACAAACCCTACTTGGAATCACTAGTTTCTCAGTTACCTCCGGAGCAAGAAACCTCTGAAGAACTGCCAAGGTACTCTATTAAGGACTTCTTCTTCCGAAAGTGGGCTTTTCGGAGGATTGTAGTTGTTATGATCATACTGTTTGGGTTGGGAATATCATACTATGGAGTTCCATTAGCCGCTAGAGATATAGACGTCAACATCTACTTGAGCGAAACCCTAAACGCAGTGGTGGAGTTGCCTACTTTCATTATCACTCCGATCATATTAGAGAGGTTCAACAGAAGAAGCTCGGTTCTAGTGAATACCTTACTAGGTGGAGCATCGGGAGTGCTATGTTTCGTTCTCAGCCTTCTAGGAAAAACAGGAATCGCGTTTGCGTTTGAGCTAGCGACATTTTTCTGTGCAAGAATCGGATTCAACCTAATGGCGGTTTATATGGTTGAAATGTTTCCTACTTATGTAAGAAGTTCCGCGACAATGATGTTTAGACAGGCTCTTGTCGTTGGAGGAGCTTGTTGTCCGCTCATTGCTTCCATTGGGAGAGATTTACCATCAGTATCCTTTGCGATTTTCGGAGTTGCCATGTCAGGTTTTGGATTGTTCGTTTTGGTTCTACCCGAGACAAAAGGTTCAAGCCTCTGTGATACAATGgaagaacaagagaagagagatcAAACCATAAACACTAGCCATTGTTGA
- the LOC111208165 gene encoding uncharacterized protein LOC111208165: protein MPFGLKNAGATYQRLVNRIFANQLGNTMEVYIDDMLRGIKANPKQISAILDLPNPTNSREVHRLIGRIAALNRFISRSTDKCLPFYELLRGNKRFVWDEKCEEAFNQLKHYLTTPPVLSKPEAGDTLSLYIAVTSSAVSSELIREDRGEQKPIFYTSKIMTEPETRYPTLEKMALAVVTSARKLRPYFQSHTIEVLSNQPLRTVMQNTNQLGRLTKWGMELSEHDIVYKNRTTAKSKVLADFLIELTPELEQDLILPSVNWILHVDGSSTSKGSEAGVQLQSPTGELIRQSFSFGFAASNNEAEYESLIAELRLAKAVKPKRISAYCNSQLVVPHGENVCADALTALGSKLHDQVKRTIPIHKIEKPSIDTKAEQTAIAAAISEAMDIDDAEPPSQDDQPTDWRKELIDYLAEGLLPTEKWEARRLKRRSAHYVFMDGELHRWTAGEETRLVTAETHEGAAGNHSGERALALKVKNLGFNWPTMNSDCETYARKCDKCQRHATTVQSPTEFLHTLTAPYPFMRWGMDIIGLRPASRQKKFILVLTDYFTKWVEAEAYASITDKEVKNFVWKNIICRHRLSYEIITDNGSQFISHHFKGFCDRWQIRLNMSTPRNPQRNGQAESTNKTIIDGLKKRLDLKKGC, encoded by the exons ATGCCCTTCGGACTAAAGAACGCCGGCGCGACTTATCAGCGACTCGTCAACCGAATATTCGCTAATCAGCTTGGCAAcaccatggaagtgtacatcgacgATATGTTA CGAGGAATCAAAGCTAACCCCAAGCAGATCTCGGCGATCCTCGACCTTCCAAACCCGACGAACAGCCGCGAAGTACATCGACTAATCGGACGCATAGCAGCTCTCAACAGGTTCATCTCGCGATCAACCGATAAGTGTCTTCCCTTCTACGAGCTACTGAGAGGCAATAAGAGGTTCGTCTGGGACGAAAAGTGCGAGGAGGCGttcaatcaactcaagcattaCCTCACAACCCCCCCAGTACTATCGAAGCCAGAAGCCGGCGACACATTGTCTCTCTACATAGCCGTCACATCCTCCGCCGTCAGCAGCGAACTCATTCGAGAAGATCGGGGAGAACagaaaccaatcttttacacCAGTAAAATAATGACCGAGCCGGAGACGAGATACCCAACACTTGAAAAGATGGCCTTAGCTGTCGTCACCTCTGCCAGAAAACTACGACCCTACTTTCAGTCGCACACGATTGAAGTACTGTCCAACCAACCACTCCGAACGGTTATGCAGAATACTAACCAGTTAGGACGGTTGACTAAATGGGGGATGGAGCTGAGCGAACATGACATCGTGTACAAGAATCGCACAACAGCAAAGTCAAAGGTCCTTGCCGACTTCTTGATCGAGTTAACGCCAGAGCTGGAGCAAGACCTCATCCTACCAAGTGTAAACTGGATCCTACATGTCGACGGTTCATCCACGAGTAAAGGGTCGGAAGCAGGAGTGCAACTGCAATCACCAACTGGAGAACTCATCCGGCAGTCATTCAGTTTTGGTTTTGCGGCgtcaaacaacgaagccgaGTACGAATCCCTTATCGCAGAGCTCCGTCTCGCCAAGGCAGTGAAACCCAAAAGAATCAGCGCTTACTGCAACTCTCAACTTGTC gttcctCATGGAGAAAATGTCTGTGCCGACGCCCTCACTGCTCTAGGAAGCAAGCTACACGATCAAGTCAAGAGGACAATCCCAATCCACAAAATCGAGAAACCGAGCATCGACACGAAGGCAGAGCAGACGGCGATTGCAGCAGCGATCAGCGAAGCGATGGACATCGACGATGCAGAACCTCCTTCGCAAGATGATCAGCCAACAGATTGGCGCAAGGAACTCATCGATTATCTCGCTGAAGGTTTAttgcccaccgagaaatgggaGGCTCGGCGACTGAAGCGACGTAGCGCACACTACGTCTTCATGGACGGGGAACTACACCGATGGACCGCCGGTGAAGAAACGAGACTCGTCACGGCCGAAACGCACGAAGGAGCAGCAGGCAATCACTCGGGTGAGCGAGCTCTCGCATTAAAAGTAAAGAACCTCGGATTCAACTGGCCAACCATGAACTCCGACTGTGAGACATACGCGCGCAAATGCGATAAATGCCAGCGTCACGCCACCACCGTACAGAGTCCAACGGAGTTCCTTCACACCCTAACTGCTCCATACCCATTTATGCGGTGGGGAATGGACATCATCGGTCTGAGGCCAGCATCTCGACAAAAGAAGTTCATCCTGGTCCTCACAGATTACTTCACCAAGTGGGTTGAAGCCGAAGCCTATGCCAGCATCACCGACAAGGAGGTGAAAAACTTCGTCTGGAAGAACATAATCTGCCGGCACAGGCTCTCATACGAGATCATCACAGACAACGGTTCGCAATTCATCTCGCATCATTTCAAGGGATTCTGCGACAGATGGCAAATTCGACTCAACATGTCGACCCCGAGAAACCCGCAAAGAAACGGCCAAGCCGAGTCGACAaacaagaccatcatcgacGGTCTGAAGAAACGACTCGACTTAAAGAAAGGTTGCTAG
- the LOC125587051 gene encoding uncharacterized protein LOC125587051 yields MGGSSPCGDSVRAVKDYKRQATTSKKWPSPVENDHHITFSALDTKGVHMQHNDPLLVDLDIGECLVVKVLIDTGSSFNLIFRDTLDKMGVDLRDMKPSSRTLTSFNRASEQMIGTICLPVYAGGITRTIKFSVIRAKAPYNAILRTPWQHSIKAVPSNYHQCVKFPGKDGKTQTIRGDQQAARELLIATVKMQQQASLVNSVSQPLYKIYPQKEEIREVAIDESDPTKIIRVGVYLSDDICSRIISFIKDNASTFAWKTSDMKGIDPAVTSHELHVDSTFKPIRQKRENLVQNDLKP; encoded by the coding sequence ATGGGTGGATCATCACCTTGCGGTGACTCGGTTCGAGCCGTCAAAGATTACAAACGTCAAGCAACCACCTCTAAGAAGTGGCCTTCTCCAGTCGAAAATGATCACCATATCACTTTTTCGGCACTAGACACCAAGGGCGTCCACATGCAACATAACGATCCTCTCCTCGTCGACCTCGACATCGGTGAATGCCTAGTCGTAAAAGTCCTTATTGATACCGGCAGCTCATTCAATCTCATTTTTCGCGACACACTCGACAAAATGGGAGTTGATTTAAGGGATATGAAGCCTTCCTCTCGCACGCTCACCAGCTTCAACAGAGCCTCGGAGCAAATGATCGGGACAATTTGTCTTCCAGTATACGCAGGGGGTATAACCCGCACCAtcaagttctccgtcatccGCGCCAAAGCACCCTATAATGCCATACTCAGAACACCATGGCAGCATTCCATAAAAGCCGTTCCTTCGAATTATCATCAATGTGTCAAGTTTCCCGGAAAAGACGGCAAAACACAGACAATTCGGGGAGATCAACAAGCCGCGAGAGAACTGCTGATCGCAACTGTAAAGATGCAGCAACAGGCTTCCCTTGTCAACTCCGTCAGTCAACCACTCTACAAGATATACCCCCAGAAGGAGGAAATTCGCGAAGTCGCAATCGATGAGTCCGACCCGACGAAAATCATCCGAGTTGGCGTCTACCTGTCCGACGACATATGTTCaaggatcatctctttcatcaaagACAACGCCTCGACGTTCGCCTGGAAGACTTCCGACATGAAGGGGATCGACCCCGCAGTTACCTCCCATGAACTGCACGTCGACTCGACGTTCAAACCCATCCGACAGAAGCGCGAAAACTTGGTCCAGAACGATCTAAAGCCGTAA